The Coleofasciculus chthonoplastes PCC 7420 genome contains the following window.
TGGATTACCTTATTCGATGAACGGGACGCTGGGATTCCAGGCGCGACAGGTGCAAAAATATGCCCGTCGCTTGAGCGCTGCCCTACAATTACCCGTAGAATATGTGGATGAGCGGTTAACGTCCTTTGAAGCCGAACAGTTACTTCATGCTGAGAAGCTCTCGCCCTCTCGCCATAAAGCTCTGATCGACCGCAAAGCCGCAGCTATTATACTCCAGCAGTGGCTGGATACTCGTCGCTCAAACCGTTAAACTTATGAACCATCTAGCTGGCTTGCTCGTTGAGCGAATACCATGAATCATGAAAAATGATATGATCAAAAACTGCTGGATTATACCAATGAACATTTATCCATGGCTTTAACCCAAGAACGCAAACAAGAAATTATTGACAGCTATCAGATTCACGACACCGATACGGGTTCGGCAGATGTGCAAATCGCCATGCTCAGCGATCGCATTAGTCGCTTGAGTACACATCTGCAAGCCAATAAAAAGGATCATGCCTCCCGTCGGGGATTATTAAAGATGATTGGTCAGCGCAAACGCTTATTAAGTTATGTGCGTGAAGGCAATCCTGAACATTACCAAGCCTTGATTAAGCGCTTAGGTATTCGCGGATAAACACTGACTAAAGCTTATGTCTGATGAACCCTCCCGCAACCCTTTACCTTTTGAGCCGAGCCAAAAGCGAAAAAAAAAGTCGCAATCCCCAGCTAAACCTGTAGCGAATAAAGCTAAAGCGAAATCCCCAGCCAAACCGGATCAACCAAAGGCTTCTACTCCTGAGTCGATGACTATTCCTGATCAGGTGAGTAAGCGTATGGTGCGCCGTATGGCGTTACTCTGTGGTATTCCAACCGCGTTGGGAATGCTTTCATTTGTGGTTAGCTATCTTGCGGTGGTCAACCTGGAGATCGAGTTACCCAATGTAGCGGTGGTTCTGGTAAGTATGGGATTTTTTGGCTTAGGTGTGTTGGGATTAACCTATGGTGTTCTTTCAGCATCCTGGGAGGAAGACAGTCCAGGAACATTACTGGGTTGGCAGGAATTCACAACCAACCTAGGACGACTCACATCAGCATGGCGTGAGGCGAGAGAGGCTAAAAAAAGTTAGCTCTTTTTTCGGTTATTGCTAGGAACGCCGGGGGAGCAGAGGGAGCAATGTAGAGACGTAGCATGCTACGTCTGGGAGCAGGGGGAGTGAAATCACACACCATGCCCGATTAACAAGGCGAAGGGTCAAAACCTATCCCTTCCCCAATCACATTGAAAACTTAAACCTTAAAAGTTATGATTGTAGTCATGAAAGTCGGCTCTCCAGAAGCCGAAATCAATCGCATTAGTCAGGAACTCAGCGAACAGGGGCTAACACCAGAACCGATTGTGGGTAAACACAAGGTTGTTCTGGGTCTAGTCGGTGAAACAGCGGCTTTAGACCCCCGGCAAATTCAAGAAATTAGCCCCTGGATAGAAGAAGTGCTGCGGGTTGAGAAACCCTTTAAACGGGCAAGCCGTGAATATCGTCACGGGGAAGCTGGCGAAGTTGTAGTATCAACACCCGATGGAGCTGTTCACTTTGGAGAGCAGCATCCCGTGGTGCTGGTAGCTGGTCCCTGTTCGGTAGAAAACGAGGAGATGATTGTGGAAACGGCGCGTCGGGTAAAAGCGGCGGGTGCTAAGTTTTTGCGGGGAGGTGCTTATAAGCCTCGGACGTCGCCTTATTCCTTCCAAGGACATGGAGAAAGCGCTTTAGGCTTACTCGCCGCCGCACGGGAGGCTTCGGGTTTGGGGATCATTACCGAAGTCATGGATACAGCCGATGTGGATAAAATTTCTGAGGTAGCCGATGTGGTGCAAGTCGGTGCCCGCAATATGCAGAATTTCTCCCTGTTGAAGAAAGTTGGCGCACAGGATAAACCCGTATTATTAAAGCGGGGAATGTCGGCGACCATTGATGAATGGTTAATGGCGGCGGAGTATGTATTAGCTGGGGGAAATCCCAATGTGATTCTCTGTGAACGGGGTGTCCGGGGGTTTGACCGGAAGTAT
Protein-coding sequences here:
- the rpsO gene encoding 30S ribosomal protein S15; its protein translation is MALTQERKQEIIDSYQIHDTDTGSADVQIAMLSDRISRLSTHLQANKKDHASRRGLLKMIGQRKRLLSYVREGNPEHYQALIKRLGIRG
- a CDS encoding PAM68 family protein is translated as MSDEPSRNPLPFEPSQKRKKKSQSPAKPVANKAKAKSPAKPDQPKASTPESMTIPDQVSKRMVRRMALLCGIPTALGMLSFVVSYLAVVNLEIELPNVAVVLVSMGFFGLGVLGLTYGVLSASWEEDSPGTLLGWQEFTTNLGRLTSAWREAREAKKS
- the ruvX gene encoding Holliday junction resolvase RuvX is translated as MQKISALGLDVGSKRIGVAGCDGTGLIATGLTTIKRTSFEQDVSQFRELVEQRDVQVLVVGLPYSMNGTLGFQARQVQKYARRLSAALQLPVEYVDERLTSFEAEQLLHAEKLSPSRHKALIDRKAAAIILQQWLDTRRSNR
- the aroF gene encoding 3-deoxy-7-phosphoheptulonate synthase, producing the protein MIVVMKVGSPEAEINRISQELSEQGLTPEPIVGKHKVVLGLVGETAALDPRQIQEISPWIEEVLRVEKPFKRASREYRHGEAGEVVVSTPDGAVHFGEQHPVVLVAGPCSVENEEMIVETARRVKAAGAKFLRGGAYKPRTSPYSFQGHGESALGLLAAAREASGLGIITEVMDTADVDKISEVADVVQVGARNMQNFSLLKKVGAQDKPVLLKRGMSATIDEWLMAAEYVLAGGNPNVILCERGVRGFDRKYARNTLDLSVLPVLRSLTHLPIMIDPSHGTGWFEYVPSMAKAAIAAGADSLMIEVHPNPAKALSDGPQSLTPDRFDSLVQEMAVIGKAVGRWHEPAMAIA